A single Verrucomicrobiia bacterium DNA region contains:
- a CDS encoding SLC13 family permease, with protein sequence MSDAEFSPAASGDGFDFWRRRAGLFVAPLVFGVLWFLPISGLSVEAHRLLAVFGLVVTLWLTEAIPLAVTALLGPALCVVCGIGTDKEMFKSFGHPIIFLFLGSFLLAEGVLHHGLNRRIAFGILSLPWVGRRPSRILWAFAGIVGLLSMWISNTTAAAMMLPIGLAILGEMARRQSEREGHEVRLTDLKFGTGLMLATAFAASIGGMATPVGTPPNLIAIGFLEKSVGFKLTFFQWMAFGVPLALVLLIGLGIYLNWVCRAENDWLGESTAWIERERAKLGPLSRGERNVLIAFVVTVVLWLLPGAVAAVAGVNAPLFKWLERHLPEAGAALLGAILLFVLPVNFRRGEFTLGWAQARRIDWGTILLFGGGLALGEAMFNTGLARWAGESLAMRFHVQSSFGLVVLFAIIGVFLTETTSNTATANMVVPVAIAVAEAAQVNPVPPALAACLGASLAFMLPVSTPPNAIVFGSGCVPLLKMVRYGLVLDLFGIGAIIVVCHWLLPLVLR encoded by the coding sequence ATGAGTGATGCGGAATTTTCCCCAGCAGCGTCTGGCGACGGATTTGATTTCTGGCGCCGGCGGGCTGGATTGTTTGTGGCGCCGCTGGTTTTTGGGGTGCTGTGGTTTTTGCCAATTTCCGGTTTGAGCGTGGAAGCGCACCGGTTGTTGGCGGTGTTTGGCTTGGTGGTCACGCTTTGGTTGACGGAAGCCATTCCGTTGGCGGTAACCGCTTTGCTCGGGCCGGCGCTTTGCGTGGTGTGCGGCATCGGTACTGACAAGGAGATGTTCAAGAGTTTTGGGCATCCGATCATCTTTTTGTTTCTGGGGAGCTTTCTGCTGGCTGAGGGAGTGTTGCATCATGGGCTGAACCGGCGCATTGCGTTTGGCATTCTAAGCCTGCCGTGGGTGGGGCGGCGTCCCAGCCGGATTTTGTGGGCGTTTGCGGGAATCGTCGGATTGCTCTCGATGTGGATTTCCAACACCACCGCCGCAGCCATGATGCTGCCGATTGGGCTGGCGATTCTCGGCGAAATGGCGCGCCGCCAATCCGAACGTGAAGGGCACGAGGTTCGTTTGACCGATCTGAAGTTTGGCACGGGGTTGATGCTGGCGACGGCATTTGCGGCCTCGATTGGAGGGATGGCGACTCCGGTGGGCACGCCGCCGAATTTGATCGCCATCGGTTTTCTGGAAAAAAGCGTCGGTTTCAAACTGACGTTTTTCCAATGGATGGCCTTTGGGGTGCCGCTGGCGCTGGTGTTATTGATCGGATTGGGAATTTATTTGAATTGGGTTTGCCGGGCGGAGAACGACTGGCTGGGTGAAAGCACCGCCTGGATCGAGCGGGAACGCGCCAAATTGGGACCGCTATCTCGCGGCGAGCGCAATGTTCTGATTGCCTTCGTGGTAACGGTGGTCTTGTGGTTGCTGCCGGGCGCGGTCGCCGCCGTGGCCGGGGTGAACGCTCCGCTGTTCAAATGGCTGGAGCGGCATCTGCCGGAGGCGGGCGCGGCGTTGCTGGGGGCGATCCTGTTGTTTGTGTTGCCCGTCAATTTCCGACGCGGCGAATTCACATTGGGTTGGGCGCAAGCGCGGCGGATTGATTGGGGAACCATTCTGCTCTTCGGTGGCGGACTGGCCTTGGGCGAAGCGATGTTCAATACCGGTCTGGCCCGTTGGGCCGGGGAGAGTTTGGCGATGCGGTTTCATGTGCAGTCATCATTCGGGCTGGTGGTGTTGTTCGCGATCATTGGGGTGTTCCTCACCGAGACGACCTCGAATACGGCCACGGCCAACATGGTGGTGCCGGTGGCGATTGCGGTGGCGGAAGCGGCGCAAGTTAATCCCGTGCCACCGGCTTTGGCGGCATGTTTGGGCGCGTCACTGGCTTTCATGCTGCCGGTTTCCACCCCGCCCAACGCGATTGTCTTTGGCAGCGGTTGCGTGCCGTTGCTGAAAATGGTGCGTTACGGCCTGGTGCTCGATCTTTTCGGCATCGGAGCGATCATCGTGGTCTGCCACTGGCTGTTGCCGCTGGTACTGCGGTAG
- a CDS encoding Na/Pi cotransporter family protein, whose amino-acid sequence MFLIKLAAGLALITFGVRFLRKGLDRLFGGRLIVWLEKATKNRAQAMLAGAVTGTVAPSSTGLSLLTMQFASSGKIATDKVLAMLLGANVGMTLLVNIAAFQVENYVGLMLFFGVVGFQFTTRSRIRGIGQCLLSLGFIFLAMDFFHQAATRFIQNQEVEEVFRILNHYPVLLGAGAAIAAIVLQSSTAAIGLAIGLATGGALPGSLFVTWIVGTNLGIGCTSLFCVWNDGEGRRLGWANLIVKAVAAVLVLALGPLNFLLSPALGLPVSHQLAFLQTAFNVVAAIIALPFLNGLLTWVRRWIGADPAAALARKTFLDPQALESTSVALANATRETLRMTDEVREMLQKVWLVRTTEDGGNLKAIRHQDDTIDEINRQLMLYLSRIGELNDPDRRWHFILLTCSSELETVGDIIEKHFLHTVEKQQADQLQFAPENETVLHEIYLQTLQQFQLITSWLTTRDPDAAQQLIQVGESVAARCATKKQSHYEHLRPGNDAALLSNLVFLDMLDSLRRISQHLTTVADEIQRTEARIKKPKPGAPAGTDETNRGQTPSPSA is encoded by the coding sequence ATGTTCCTGATTAAACTGGCAGCCGGTCTGGCCTTGATCACCTTTGGCGTGCGTTTTCTACGCAAGGGCTTGGATCGTCTTTTCGGCGGGCGGCTGATTGTCTGGCTGGAAAAAGCCACGAAAAACCGGGCGCAAGCCATGTTGGCCGGCGCCGTCACCGGCACGGTCGCGCCCTCCTCGACCGGTCTCTCGCTGCTCACCATGCAATTTGCCAGCAGCGGCAAAATCGCCACGGACAAGGTGCTGGCCATGTTGCTCGGCGCCAACGTCGGCATGACGTTGCTCGTGAACATCGCCGCTTTTCAGGTTGAAAATTACGTGGGACTGATGCTCTTTTTTGGCGTGGTGGGATTTCAATTCACCACGCGGTCCCGCATCCGCGGCATCGGCCAGTGTCTCCTTTCGCTGGGATTCATTTTCCTGGCCATGGATTTTTTTCATCAAGCGGCAACCCGCTTCATTCAAAACCAGGAGGTGGAAGAAGTTTTCCGCATCCTCAACCACTATCCGGTTCTGCTGGGGGCCGGCGCGGCCATCGCCGCAATCGTGTTGCAAAGTTCCACCGCGGCGATCGGTCTGGCCATCGGTCTGGCCACGGGTGGCGCGCTACCCGGCTCGCTTTTTGTCACCTGGATTGTCGGCACCAACCTCGGCATCGGCTGCACCTCGCTGTTCTGCGTTTGGAATGATGGAGAAGGACGGCGATTGGGCTGGGCCAACCTCATCGTCAAGGCGGTGGCCGCAGTGCTGGTGCTGGCGCTCGGGCCGTTGAATTTCCTTTTGTCACCCGCGCTTGGATTGCCGGTCTCGCATCAATTGGCGTTCCTGCAAACCGCTTTCAACGTGGTGGCCGCCATCATCGCCCTGCCCTTTCTAAATGGATTGCTGACGTGGGTGCGCCGTTGGATCGGGGCCGATCCCGCCGCCGCGCTGGCCCGAAAAACATTCTTGGACCCGCAAGCGTTGGAATCCACCTCGGTGGCTCTGGCCAACGCCACGCGGGAAACTCTGCGGATGACGGATGAAGTGCGCGAGATGTTGCAAAAAGTCTGGCTGGTCCGGACGACGGAAGATGGCGGCAATCTGAAAGCCATCCGCCATCAGGACGACACGATTGACGAGATCAACCGCCAATTGATGTTGTATCTGAGCCGCATCGGGGAGCTGAACGACCCCGACCGCCGCTGGCATTTCATTCTGTTGACGTGCTCCAGCGAACTGGAAACGGTGGGCGACATCATCGAAAAACATTTTCTGCACACCGTGGAGAAGCAACAGGCCGATCAACTCCAGTTCGCGCCCGAGAACGAAACCGTGCTGCACGAAATTTACCTGCAAACGCTGCAACAGTTTCAACTCATCACCAGTTGGCTCACCACCCGCGATCCGGACGCCGCGCAACAGTTGATTCAAGTGGGTGAAAGTGTGGCCGCCCGCTGCGCGACCAAAAAGCAGAGTCATTACGAACACCTGCGCCCTGGTAACGACGCCGCACTGCTGTCCAACCTGGTTTTCCTCGACATGCTCGACAGCTTGCGGCGCATCAGCCAGCACCTCACAACGGTCGCTGATGAAATCCAGCGCACCGAAGCGCGCATCAAAAAACCCAAACCGGGTGCGCCCGCCGGCACCGATGAAACGAACCGCGGGCAGACGCCTTCGCCATCCGCGTAG
- a CDS encoding GNAT family N-acetyltransferase, with protein MRIRLARLTDAPVIAEFNARLAHETEGRRLDARRLRLGVRRLLRDANKGIYFLAEQEGAVVGQLLITFEWSDWRNGYFWWIQSVYVLPEFRGQGVFRALYGHVAKRARARRDVCGLRLYVDQENRRAQRIYQQLGLKAARYKLLELDFVLK; from the coding sequence ATGAGAATTCGCCTTGCCCGTCTGACCGACGCTCCGGTCATCGCCGAGTTCAATGCGCGTCTGGCGCACGAAACGGAAGGGCGACGCTTGGACGCGCGGCGACTGCGTCTCGGGGTGCGGCGTTTGTTGCGTGATGCGAACAAAGGCATTTATTTTTTGGCGGAGCAGGAGGGCGCGGTCGTGGGTCAGTTATTGATTACGTTTGAATGGAGTGATTGGCGCAACGGTTATTTCTGGTGGATTCAGAGTGTGTATGTGTTGCCGGAGTTTCGCGGGCAAGGGGTGTTTCGCGCGTTGTATGGACATGTGGCGAAGCGGGCCAGGGCGCGTCGCGATGTTTGTGGTTTGCGGCTTTACGTGGATCAGGAGAATCGCCGCGCCCAGCGGATTTATCAGCAACTCGGACTGAAAGCGGCGCGCTATAAATTATTGGAACTGGATTTCGTGTTGAAATAG
- a CDS encoding sialate O-acetylesterase, with translation MFSYHQFLGVMIVAMIFPAFAQTADPIPALPAPQNFHLYLMLGQSNMSGRGAVETEDKTPHPRVLMLTTNGEWRLAIEPVTHDRPKIIGVGPGLAFGKALAAVAPDVTIGLIPCSVGGTPLERWQRGGDLYSNAVHRARLAMASGTLKGVIWHQGESDCTPDLAPSYGRRLTQMIRDFRAELSVPKLPFVVGQLGEFLATRQRNPVPEARLVNTALAALPEQLELTACVSSAGLAHKGDELHFDSASQRELGRRFARAMLELESR, from the coding sequence ATGTTTTCATACCATCAATTCCTCGGGGTAATGATTGTCGCCATGATCTTTCCGGCCTTTGCCCAAACCGCTGATCCGATTCCGGCGTTGCCGGCCCCGCAGAATTTCCATCTCTACCTGATGCTGGGACAATCGAACATGTCAGGTCGCGGTGCGGTGGAAACGGAAGATAAAACACCTCATCCACGCGTGCTCATGCTGACGACCAATGGCGAGTGGCGTTTGGCAATTGAACCGGTTACGCACGATCGTCCGAAGATCATTGGCGTAGGGCCGGGACTCGCTTTTGGCAAAGCCCTGGCTGCCGTCGCGCCGGACGTGACGATCGGTTTGATTCCGTGTTCGGTGGGCGGGACGCCGCTCGAACGCTGGCAGCGAGGTGGCGACCTTTATTCCAACGCGGTGCATCGGGCGCGATTGGCGATGGCGTCGGGTACGCTCAAAGGCGTGATCTGGCATCAAGGTGAAAGTGATTGCACGCCGGATTTGGCGCCAAGCTATGGGCGACGGCTCACGCAGATGATCCGTGATTTTCGCGCCGAATTGAGCGTGCCGAAGCTGCCGTTTGTGGTGGGACAACTCGGAGAATTCCTCGCCACGCGCCAGAGGAATCCGGTTCCGGAGGCACGCCTCGTGAATACGGCGTTGGCCGCCTTGCCGGAGCAGCTTGAGTTGACCGCGTGCGTCAGTAGCGCGGGTTTAGCGCACAAAGGAGACGAGCTGCATTTTGACAGCGCGTCTCAGCGGGAGTTGGGCCGTCGCTTCGCGCGAGCCATGTTGGAACTTGAGTCGCGCTGA
- a CDS encoding amidase: MTFCLPIAALSQTNHHSITTNDAHRAAALFSLDFSDVEIEMLRPGLEAQRRNYEAMRQLPLSNGVPPALQFNPLPVGFKLETTRKKFRPAPLPKIKRPQNLDDLAFYSIAELAALIKSRQLTSVELAGFYLERLKRIGPKLECVVTLTETLALRQAQRADREIAAGNWRGPLHGIPYGAKDLFATKGIATTWGAAPYTNQVFDFDATVIQRLEAAGAVLIAKTTMGELAMGETWFGGVTRNPWNLKQGSSGSSAGSAAGTAAGLFAFGIGTETYGSILSPASRCGVTGLRPTYGRVSRAGAMTLSWSMDKIGPICRTVEDCALVLNAIQGPDDADQTVRDVPFNYDARLDVKKLRVGYLQTLFETKQGDGRQNDDAALAVLRKLGVNLQPVQFPEYPLSNISFLLSTEAAAAFDELTLSDQDDWLRQQTADAWPNTFRERRFVPAVEYLRAQRIRWLLIQDMAKAFEPFDVILAPSGAGMTVLLGNLTGHPCLVAPNGFTSAGAPTSIYFLGKLFGEAELLSLAKNYQDATDHHRQHPKL; the protein is encoded by the coding sequence ATGACTTTCTGTTTACCCATCGCCGCACTTTCCCAAACCAACCATCACTCGATCACCACCAACGACGCGCACCGCGCCGCGGCCTTGTTCAGCCTCGATTTTTCCGATGTCGAGATCGAAATGCTCCGTCCTGGATTGGAAGCACAGCGGCGCAACTACGAGGCGATGCGCCAGTTGCCGCTCTCAAACGGCGTCCCGCCCGCCCTCCAGTTCAATCCCCTGCCCGTCGGCTTCAAACTGGAAACCACGCGCAAAAAGTTTCGGCCCGCACCCCTGCCTAAAATCAAACGCCCGCAAAATTTGGACGACCTGGCGTTCTACTCCATCGCCGAACTGGCGGCGCTGATCAAATCCCGCCAGCTCACCTCCGTGGAACTCGCCGGGTTTTATCTCGAACGACTGAAACGGATCGGGCCGAAGCTGGAATGTGTCGTCACGCTCACCGAAACGCTGGCGCTGCGGCAGGCGCAGCGAGCCGATCGGGAAATCGCGGCGGGCAACTGGCGCGGACCGCTGCACGGCATCCCGTATGGCGCCAAGGATTTGTTTGCCACCAAAGGCATCGCCACCACCTGGGGCGCCGCGCCTTACACGAACCAGGTTTTTGATTTTGACGCCACCGTCATCCAACGCCTGGAAGCAGCCGGCGCCGTGTTGATTGCCAAAACCACCATGGGCGAACTGGCCATGGGCGAAACGTGGTTCGGCGGAGTGACGCGCAATCCGTGGAATCTCAAGCAAGGTTCAAGCGGTAGTTCCGCTGGATCGGCGGCCGGTACCGCCGCTGGTTTGTTTGCGTTCGGCATCGGCACGGAAACCTACGGCTCGATTCTTTCGCCCGCCAGTCGCTGCGGCGTCACCGGCTTGCGCCCGACCTATGGCCGCGTCAGCCGTGCGGGCGCCATGACCCTGAGCTGGAGCATGGATAAGATCGGACCGATTTGCCGCACCGTCGAAGATTGCGCCCTCGTACTCAACGCCATTCAAGGGCCGGACGACGCTGATCAAACCGTGCGCGACGTCCCGTTCAATTACGACGCGCGTCTCGACGTGAAAAAACTTCGCGTTGGCTACCTGCAAACCCTTTTCGAAACCAAGCAAGGTGACGGCCGACAAAACGACGATGCCGCGTTGGCCGTATTGCGTAAACTCGGAGTGAACCTGCAACCGGTGCAATTCCCGGAATATCCACTGAGCAACATTTCGTTTCTACTTTCCACGGAAGCCGCGGCCGCCTTCGATGAATTAACCTTGAGCGACCAGGACGACTGGCTGCGTCAACAAACCGCCGATGCCTGGCCCAACACCTTTCGCGAACGCCGCTTTGTTCCCGCCGTCGAATACCTGCGCGCCCAACGCATCCGCTGGCTGCTGATTCAAGATATGGCCAAAGCGTTCGAACCGTTCGACGTCATCCTCGCTCCCTCGGGTGCCGGGATGACGGTACTGCTGGGAAATCTGACCGGACACCCTTGCTTGGTCGCGCCGAACGGATTCACATCGGCCGGCGCGCCCACCAGCATTTACTTTCTGGGCAAGCTCTTTGGCGAAGCCGAACTGCTATCGCTTGCCAAAAACTATCAAGACGCCACCGACCACCACCGCCAACACCCCAAGCTGTGA
- a CDS encoding AGE family epimerase/isomerase: MKLPVALLWFAGVVSLGAAPLEQHAAAYREQLTHRTLPYWLAKLDHTNGGFLLGDDAIKGATDSTEKQLVSQARMVWTFAHLHWQGLADANDASRAAAWNGYRFLTNHFLDTTHGGYFWKTDAAGRVIDDRKLLYGEAFVLYAFAELHRATKAPEPLAEALRLYRVIQQRAHDAQHQGWHEHFTRDWQPLPDRDPNAIVEIAGLKSANTHLHLQEAFAELYDVTHDPEVKRSLIEALTINQRYFYPPDAGQSCFHRQPDWRAVTDPRSAGLSYGHNVEFAWLMLRADTVLGARPAWTHFYAHLDHALAHGYDHERGGLYHRGVSDEPANDQDKIWWVQAELLAALTDALRHQENAAYREALDQLIHFINAHQTDARTGIWLDTVSADGQPKRTGLAHAWKANYHDVRALVKFINAFAPEPH; the protein is encoded by the coding sequence ATGAAATTGCCCGTTGCTTTGCTGTGGTTCGCTGGCGTTGTTTCGCTTGGCGCGGCGCCGTTGGAACAACACGCCGCCGCGTATCGCGAGCAACTCACGCATCGCACCCTGCCCTATTGGCTGGCCAAACTGGACCACACCAATGGCGGTTTTCTACTCGGCGACGACGCGATCAAAGGCGCAACGGATTCGACGGAAAAACAACTGGTATCCCAGGCGCGCATGGTCTGGACGTTTGCCCACCTGCACTGGCAGGGATTGGCTGACGCCAACGACGCCAGCCGCGCGGCGGCATGGAATGGCTATCGTTTTCTCACCAATCACTTTCTGGACACCACGCACGGGGGTTACTTCTGGAAGACGGATGCCGCGGGACGCGTCATTGACGATCGCAAACTGCTCTATGGCGAGGCGTTCGTGCTCTACGCCTTTGCGGAATTGCATCGCGCCACCAAAGCGCCGGAGCCGCTGGCTGAAGCTTTGCGGTTATATCGCGTGATTCAACAACGCGCGCACGATGCGCAACATCAGGGCTGGCATGAACATTTCACGCGCGACTGGCAACCGCTTCCGGATCGTGACCCCAACGCCATCGTCGAAATTGCGGGTCTTAAAAGCGCCAACACCCATTTGCATCTGCAGGAGGCGTTCGCGGAATTGTATGACGTCACGCACGATCCCGAAGTGAAGCGCAGCCTCATCGAGGCGTTGACGATCAACCAGCGTTATTTCTATCCCCCGGACGCCGGCCAAAGTTGTTTCCATCGGCAACCGGATTGGCGCGCCGTCACCGATCCGCGCAGCGCCGGACTTTCCTACGGACACAACGTCGAGTTTGCCTGGTTGATGCTGCGCGCCGACACCGTCCTCGGAGCTCGCCCCGCCTGGACACATTTCTACGCGCATTTGGACCATGCGCTCGCCCACGGTTACGACCACGAACGCGGCGGGCTTTACCATCGCGGCGTGAGCGATGAACCCGCCAACGATCAGGATAAAATCTGGTGGGTGCAGGCGGAACTGCTCGCCGCCCTGACCGATGCGTTGCGTCATCAGGAAAATGCCGCCTACCGCGAGGCGCTGGACCAACTCATCCACTTCATCAACGCCCATCAAACCGATGCGCGGACCGGCATCTGGCTGGACACCGTAAGCGCCGACGGTCAGCCTAAACGCACCGGTCTGGCGCACGCCTGGAAAGCCAATTACCACGATGTGCGCGCCTTGGTTAAGTTCATCAACGCCTTTGCGCCCGAACCGCATTGA
- a CDS encoding endonuclease/exonuclease/phosphatase family protein, with protein sequence MVVHKKIRILLRCAIGCLALTGSLQAQPITELKVMSFNIWVNGGDSLSDCIEAIRTSGADLVGLQECNNAAAQTIADSLGFYVLPAPGCSIVSRYPIIMTHYIGGSRGVTVQPSPGQRVHLFNCHLAPYPYGPYALNEGQSQAAVVELENQTRLPALKQLLATMQLILDGPDPCFLTGDFNAPSHLDYADLPWPTSVACINAGLKDSYRELYPDNRQFPPQFAYDDPGVTWTPKPVNEPENVFDRIDFVYYSGSDDGVTPTQSAELDGRNSINPWPSDHRAVLTTFTLTPPSLLARASHPIPVHQATNIISYPVLSWLPGSNATSHLVYWGTNGPSELLTNTTATLLTTTNLAPGTTYYWRVDEITPEGTVTGDVWSFTTKISLTTTYEWNFANGDLTPVLGNGTLAYADGDATQSQTTFGTTDGNLVPHINGQPAAYLHAPAFAGESNGYLVTFTDSEPNGGGAYINQYTLIFDVLLPGSINWFPFFNTNPANQNDADFYVSDEGAIGIGAIGYSASELITADTWYRITFAADLAAKVVAYYVNGNPVFTGTAVLDGRHAIYSSFDAGADLLLFNEGDTSGIYTHEVYLRGFCFIDRTLSAAEVQALGGPQAGGIMVSRAPITLSIETNASHVTLHWTGGPGLYQLQTATNLTNPSWQNVGNPSSATSATLPHTAEAAYFRVISQ encoded by the coding sequence ATGGTTGTCCACAAGAAAATCCGAATTTTACTCCGGTGCGCGATTGGCTGTTTAGCGCTGACCGGATCACTCCAGGCCCAGCCGATCACCGAATTGAAAGTGATGAGTTTTAACATCTGGGTGAACGGCGGTGATAGTTTGAGCGATTGTATTGAAGCCATCCGCACTTCCGGCGCGGACCTGGTGGGTTTGCAGGAGTGCAATAACGCTGCCGCCCAAACCATTGCCGATTCGCTTGGCTTTTACGTTTTGCCGGCACCCGGCTGCTCCATTGTCAGCCGGTATCCGATCATTATGACGCATTATATCGGCGGTTCGCGGGGCGTGACCGTTCAGCCAAGCCCCGGACAGCGGGTTCACCTTTTCAACTGCCATCTCGCACCCTATCCCTACGGCCCGTACGCGTTGAACGAGGGACAATCCCAGGCTGCCGTGGTGGAGTTGGAAAATCAAACCCGGTTACCGGCGTTGAAGCAATTGCTGGCGACGATGCAGTTGATTCTGGATGGTCCCGATCCTTGCTTTTTGACGGGCGACTTCAACGCGCCTTCACACCTCGATTATGCGGACCTGCCGTGGCCCACGTCCGTTGCGTGCATCAATGCGGGCCTCAAAGATTCCTACCGCGAGTTGTATCCGGACAACCGCCAGTTTCCACCCCAATTTGCCTACGACGATCCGGGCGTCACTTGGACTCCCAAACCCGTCAATGAACCCGAGAATGTTTTTGATCGCATTGATTTCGTTTATTACAGCGGGAGCGATGATGGGGTGACGCCAACGCAATCCGCCGAACTGGACGGACGGAACAGCATCAATCCCTGGCCGTCTGACCATCGAGCGGTACTCACGACTTTTACGCTGACTCCGCCCTCGCTCCTGGCTCGCGCCAGCCACCCCATCCCGGTGCATCAAGCCACGAACATCATTTCGTATCCTGTGCTCAGTTGGTTGCCCGGCAGTAACGCTACAAGTCATCTGGTCTATTGGGGTACGAATGGACCAAGCGAACTCCTCACCAACACCACCGCCACGTTATTGACGACGACCAATCTCGCACCCGGAACGACTTATTACTGGCGCGTGGATGAAATCACGCCAGAAGGCACGGTGACCGGCGACGTTTGGTCGTTCACCACCAAAATTTCGCTCACCACAACGTACGAATGGAATTTCGCCAACGGAGATCTGACTCCGGTTTTGGGCAATGGCACGTTGGCTTATGCGGATGGCGACGCAACGCAGAGCCAAACCACTTTTGGGACCACGGACGGAAATCTCGTGCCGCACATCAACGGCCAGCCAGCGGCGTATCTCCACGCGCCGGCATTCGCCGGGGAGAGCAATGGTTATCTGGTCACCTTCACCGACAGCGAGCCTAACGGCGGCGGCGCTTATATCAACCAATACACGCTGATCTTCGACGTCCTCCTGCCCGGCAGCATTAACTGGTTTCCATTTTTTAACACCAACCCGGCGAACCAAAACGACGCGGATTTCTACGTCAGTGATGAAGGCGCGATCGGGATTGGCGCGATCGGATATTCCGCCTCGGAACTCATCACCGCTGACACCTGGTATCGGATCACCTTTGCGGCGGATTTGGCCGCGAAGGTGGTCGCCTACTACGTGAATGGCAACCCGGTCTTTACCGGCACCGCCGTGCTTGATGGCCGCCACGCGATTTACTCCAGCTTCGATGCCGGCGCCGATCTACTGCTGTTCAACGAAGGCGATACTTCCGGCATTTACACCCATGAAGTTTATCTCCGCGGCTTTTGCTTCATTGACCGCACGCTGTCCGCGGCGGAAGTGCAAGCTCTCGGGGGACCGCAGGCCGGCGGCATCATGGTTTCGCGAGCACCCATCACTCTTTCCATCGAAACAAATGCATCTCATGTCACGTTGCACTGGACCGGCGGCCCGGGTTTGTACCAACTGCAAACGGCCACCAATTTAACCAATCCTTCGTGGCAGAACGTCGGCAACCCAAGCAGCGCAACGAGCGCGACCCTTCCCCACACTGCTGAAGCGGCGTATTTCCGCGTGATCAGTCAATAA